In one Halosimplex halophilum genomic region, the following are encoded:
- a CDS encoding HEAT repeat domain-containing protein, with product MSNGDDEAADDAEEAADEQADAGEAEETALSADTLAQRLDDAEESLEAAETEADLDEVEEQLNEIEADLEAADLPEPDEDDEDAEDPAAELEDRIADLRDQLEDQRGPYADDVVAALEEAQSTITDTRWTEDGRPDVVTAVQSYLGTTAEQLDTELSAESDDPEDLADAVDQAAQVVEGSALDPDEDAETIAALLDGAETLQDDLKAAEEWDDLTVREQLDAEGFYDVLESGNRKDFPAEWNAVKVYEELGEVEPIVKALETFDSDFMEENVLDTLWRMGPEEAYDAVHQRAQKRNKRPVEILGKIGDDDAAETLHDFIDGDGDAALQKVTLRALGEIGSEDSVEPVAQRLDADNYEIRSAAARSLGLLGDTRAIEPLADVLENDEANEVRASAAWALNQIGTERALDVLADYTDDRAYLVQSEAEKAV from the coding sequence ATGAGCAACGGGGACGACGAAGCGGCCGACGACGCCGAGGAGGCCGCCGACGAGCAAGCCGACGCGGGCGAGGCCGAGGAGACGGCGCTGTCGGCCGACACGCTCGCCCAGCGCCTCGACGACGCCGAGGAGTCGCTGGAGGCCGCCGAGACCGAGGCCGACCTCGACGAGGTCGAGGAACAGCTGAACGAGATCGAGGCCGACCTAGAGGCGGCCGACCTGCCCGAGCCCGACGAGGACGACGAGGACGCGGAGGACCCGGCGGCCGAACTCGAAGACCGCATCGCGGACCTGCGCGACCAGCTCGAGGACCAGCGCGGTCCCTACGCCGACGACGTGGTCGCCGCCCTCGAAGAGGCCCAGTCGACGATCACCGACACCCGCTGGACCGAGGACGGTCGCCCCGACGTGGTCACCGCGGTCCAGTCGTATCTCGGCACCACGGCCGAGCAGCTCGACACCGAACTCTCGGCCGAGAGCGACGACCCCGAGGACCTGGCCGACGCCGTCGACCAGGCCGCCCAGGTCGTCGAGGGCAGCGCGCTCGACCCCGACGAGGACGCCGAGACCATCGCCGCCCTGCTGGACGGGGCCGAGACCCTGCAGGACGACCTGAAGGCCGCCGAGGAGTGGGACGATCTGACGGTCCGCGAGCAGCTGGACGCCGAGGGGTTCTACGACGTGCTCGAGTCGGGCAACCGCAAGGACTTCCCCGCCGAGTGGAACGCGGTGAAGGTCTACGAGGAGCTCGGCGAGGTCGAGCCCATCGTCAAGGCCCTGGAGACGTTCGACTCCGACTTCATGGAGGAGAACGTCCTCGACACGCTCTGGCGGATGGGGCCCGAAGAAGCGTACGACGCCGTCCACCAGCGCGCCCAGAAGCGCAACAAGCGGCCCGTCGAGATCCTCGGGAAGATCGGCGACGATGACGCCGCGGAGACGCTCCACGACTTCATCGACGGCGACGGCGACGCCGCCCTCCAGAAGGTCACGCTGCGCGCGCTCGGCGAGATCGGCAGCGAGGACTCGGTCGAACCGGTCGCCCAGCGCCTCGACGCCGACAACTACGAGATCCGCTCGGCCGCGGCCCGCTCGCTCGGCCTGCTCGGCGACACCCGCGCCATCGAACCGCTCGCCGACGTGCTGGAGAACGACGAGGCCAACGAGGTCCGGGCCAGCGCCGCGTGGGCGCTCAACCAGATCGGCACCGAACGGGCGCTCGACGTGCTCGCCGACTACACCGACGACCGCGCCTACCTCGTCCAGTCCGAGGCCGAGAAGGCCGTCTGA
- a CDS encoding M48 family metalloprotease has product MQPRPDWSLRVRMLAAMAGMAALYAAFVGVAAWWATDALGSAGLFLVVGVAGVLVALQYRYAPDAALRALDADRVSEAEYPDLHARVSRLASQAGVPEPDVAVSPQSQPNAFATAKGRDDAVVAVTEGLLDTLQGEELDAVLAHEIAHVKHRDALVMSVVTFLVTVAAMVVRNFWWFGDGGGDAGGGDGGMPWLWAFVAVSAVAWLGGYLVSRAISRHREYAADRGAAVITGKPAAMAGAIETISAEMAATPERDLRDHAELNALFIVPAEAKSRLVKAMETHPDPEKRVERLSELAGEFEGR; this is encoded by the coding sequence ATGCAGCCCAGACCCGACTGGTCCCTCCGGGTTCGGATGCTCGCGGCGATGGCCGGGATGGCCGCCCTCTACGCCGCGTTCGTCGGCGTCGCCGCGTGGTGGGCGACCGACGCCCTCGGGAGCGCCGGGCTCTTCCTCGTCGTCGGCGTCGCGGGCGTGCTCGTCGCCCTCCAGTACAGGTACGCCCCCGACGCCGCGCTCAGGGCGCTCGACGCCGACCGCGTGAGCGAAGCCGAGTACCCCGACCTCCACGCACGCGTGAGTCGCCTCGCCAGCCAGGCGGGCGTCCCCGAGCCCGACGTGGCCGTCTCGCCGCAGTCCCAGCCCAACGCGTTCGCGACCGCGAAGGGCCGCGACGACGCCGTGGTCGCGGTCACCGAGGGGCTGCTCGACACGCTCCAGGGCGAGGAGCTCGACGCCGTGCTCGCCCACGAGATCGCCCACGTGAAACACCGCGACGCGCTCGTGATGTCGGTCGTCACGTTCCTCGTGACCGTCGCCGCGATGGTCGTGCGGAACTTCTGGTGGTTCGGCGACGGCGGGGGCGACGCCGGCGGCGGCGACGGCGGGATGCCCTGGCTCTGGGCGTTCGTCGCCGTCTCCGCGGTCGCGTGGCTCGGCGGCTACCTCGTCTCGCGAGCCATCTCCCGGCACCGCGAGTACGCCGCCGACCGCGGCGCCGCCGTCATCACCGGCAAGCCCGCGGCGATGGCCGGGGCCATCGAGACCATCTCCGCGGAGATGGCCGCGACGCCCGAGCGGGACCTGCGCGACCACGCCGAGCTGAACGCGCTGTTCATCGTCCCGGCGGAGGCGAAATCGCGGCTCGTGAAGGCCATGGAGACCCATCCCGACCCCGAGAAGCGCGTCGAGCGGCTCTCGGAACTGGCCGGCGAGTTCGAGGGGCGCTGA
- a CDS encoding cupin domain-containing protein: MGYHVVDPADLEPEPDRPSEMRYVSEAAGMERLGLRTYAVEPGEEIPLSGMHYHDEQEEAFYVISGTLSVETPDETYRVAADQFFVAEPGSPHRAHVADDAGGPARVIGVGAPPVDDGHTFEGE; the protein is encoded by the coding sequence GTGGGCTACCACGTCGTCGACCCGGCGGACCTGGAACCGGAACCGGACCGACCGTCCGAGATGCGCTACGTCAGCGAGGCCGCGGGGATGGAGCGGCTCGGGCTGCGGACCTACGCCGTCGAACCGGGGGAGGAGATCCCCCTCTCGGGGATGCACTACCACGACGAACAGGAGGAGGCGTTCTACGTGATATCGGGGACGCTCAGCGTCGAGACGCCCGACGAGACCTACCGCGTCGCGGCCGACCAGTTCTTCGTCGCCGAGCCGGGGAGCCCCCACCGGGCCCACGTCGCCGACGACGCCGGCGGGCCGGCCCGCGTGATCGGCGTCGGCGCCCCGCCGGTCGACGACGGCCACACCTTCGAGGGGGAGTGA
- a CDS encoding MOSC domain-containing protein, with amino-acid sequence MPSVRQIWTAPEGGAPMEARETVRALADGGLRGDRYCRGRGYYSPYDVCQVTLVDSAALETVRERYDIDLSDGRHRRNLVVDRDVVELLDTRFSVGGAVFEGTRRRPPCAHVEEVAGEEDLAEALSEERGGICADVVEGGEVAVGDELRVVERLDDPDSLADAIRERRSE; translated from the coding sequence ATGCCGAGCGTCCGACAGATCTGGACCGCACCCGAGGGCGGCGCACCGATGGAGGCCCGGGAGACCGTCCGGGCTCTCGCCGACGGCGGCCTGCGCGGGGACCGCTACTGCCGCGGCCGGGGCTACTACTCGCCGTACGACGTGTGCCAGGTCACGCTCGTCGACAGCGCGGCGCTGGAGACGGTCCGCGAGCGGTACGACATCGACCTCTCCGACGGGCGCCACCGCCGGAACCTGGTGGTCGACCGCGACGTGGTCGAGCTGCTCGACACCCGGTTCTCCGTCGGCGGGGCCGTCTTCGAGGGGACCCGTCGACGGCCGCCCTGCGCCCACGTCGAGGAAGTGGCCGGGGAGGAGGACCTCGCGGAGGCGCTCTCCGAGGAGCGCGGCGGTATCTGCGCCGACGTCGTGGAGGGCGGCGAGGTCGCGGTCGGCGACGAGTTGCGGGTGGTCGAGCGGCTGGACGACCCCGACTCGCTCGCCGACGCCATCCGCGAGCGACGGAGCGAGTGA
- a CDS encoding acyl-CoA dehydrogenase family protein codes for MDFTLPDEHRMIRETVRDFCDEEIEPIAQEIEDDHRFPAEVFDELADLDVMGVPVSEEYGGLGGDQLMYALVTEELGRVSGSIGLSYAAHVSLGSKPIELFGTEAQKERWLEPLATGERLGAWALTEPGSGSDASDMDTTAERDGDEWVLNGTKQFITNANVAGSVLVKAVTEPGAGYDGISTFVVDPEDDGFEVTTVWDKMGLNASPTCELRLSDLRVPEDRLLGEPGDGWDQTKKTLDGGRISIAALSVGLAQGAFEAALEYAKEREQFGQPIGEFDAVRDMLVAMDRKIERARLLTHKAAVAYDEGEDVTRLSSMAKLDASEIAREVAEDAVQVLGGYGYTTDFAPQRFFRDAKLMEIGEGTSEIQRLVLGRELGL; via the coding sequence ATGGACTTCACCCTCCCGGACGAGCACCGGATGATCCGCGAGACGGTGCGGGACTTCTGCGACGAGGAGATCGAGCCCATCGCCCAGGAGATCGAGGACGACCACCGGTTCCCGGCGGAGGTGTTCGACGAGCTCGCGGACCTGGACGTGATGGGCGTCCCCGTCTCCGAGGAGTACGGCGGCCTCGGCGGCGACCAGCTGATGTACGCCCTCGTCACGGAGGAGCTGGGGCGGGTGTCGGGGTCGATCGGCCTCTCCTACGCCGCCCACGTCTCGCTGGGGAGCAAACCCATCGAGCTGTTCGGGACGGAGGCCCAGAAGGAGCGGTGGCTCGAACCGCTCGCGACCGGCGAGCGCCTGGGCGCGTGGGCGCTGACCGAGCCCGGATCGGGGTCGGACGCCTCGGACATGGACACCACCGCGGAGAGGGACGGCGACGAGTGGGTGCTGAACGGGACGAAGCAGTTCATCACGAACGCCAACGTCGCGGGCTCGGTGCTCGTCAAGGCCGTGACTGAGCCGGGCGCGGGCTACGACGGCATCTCGACGTTCGTCGTGGACCCCGAGGACGACGGCTTCGAGGTGACGACGGTGTGGGACAAGATGGGCCTGAACGCCTCGCCGACCTGCGAACTCCGGCTGTCGGACCTCCGAGTCCCCGAGGACCGGTTGCTCGGCGAACCGGGCGACGGCTGGGACCAGACGAAGAAGACGCTCGACGGCGGCCGCATCTCCATCGCCGCCCTCTCAGTGGGGCTCGCGCAGGGGGCCTTCGAGGCCGCCCTGGAGTACGCGAAGGAGCGCGAGCAGTTCGGCCAGCCCATCGGCGAGTTCGACGCCGTCCGGGACATGCTCGTCGCGATGGACCGCAAGATCGAGCGGGCGCGGCTGCTGACCCACAAGGCGGCCGTCGCGTACGACGAGGGCGAGGACGTGACGCGTCTCTCCTCGATGGCGAAGCTCGACGCCTCCGAGATCGCCCGCGAGGTCGCCGAGGACGCCGTGCAGGTGCTCGGCGGCTACGGCTACACCACGGACTTCGCGCCACAGCGCTTCTTCCGCGACGCGAAGCTCATGGAGATCGGCGAGGGGACCAGCGAGATCCAGCGACTCGTCCTCGGGCGGGAACTCGGGCTGTAG
- a CDS encoding COG4315 family predicted lipoprotein, with protein sequence MRPTRREMLAAAVSTAAIAGCTGESDGTDTPGEADDTDGEADDADEASTATTDASTGTPGQGTEPGGDSPALVRVRSHEDLGEILVGPEGMTLYNFDSDTQGEGASTCYDGCAGAWPPLTVDDESAVTAGPDVSAELTTFEREDGSLQVAADGWPLYYFASDEDPGDANGQGANDVWWVLRPDGSVVRSTDEGTESATATEAESGAGTETGTDSDGYEYPDIGRR encoded by the coding sequence ATGCGACCCACGAGACGGGAGATGCTGGCCGCAGCGGTATCGACCGCCGCCATCGCCGGCTGTACCGGCGAGAGCGACGGAACGGACACTCCTGGGGAAGCGGACGACACCGACGGGGAAGCGGACGACGCCGACGAGGCGTCGACAGCGACGACGGACGCGTCGACCGGGACGCCCGGACAGGGGACGGAACCGGGCGGCGACTCGCCGGCGCTCGTTCGGGTCCGCTCCCACGAGGACCTCGGGGAGATACTGGTCGGGCCCGAGGGGATGACGCTGTACAACTTCGACTCGGACACGCAGGGCGAGGGGGCGAGCACGTGCTACGACGGGTGCGCCGGGGCGTGGCCGCCGCTGACCGTCGACGACGAGTCGGCGGTGACGGCGGGGCCGGACGTGTCGGCGGAGCTGACGACCTTCGAGCGGGAGGACGGCTCCCTGCAGGTCGCGGCGGACGGGTGGCCGCTGTACTACTTCGCCAGCGACGAGGACCCCGGCGACGCGAACGGCCAGGGCGCGAACGACGTGTGGTGGGTGCTCCGGCCCGACGGGTCGGTCGTCCGGTCGACCGACGAGGGGACCGAAAGCGCGACCGCGACCGAGGCGGAGTCGGGGGCCGGGACCGAGACGGGGACGGACTCGGACGGCTACGAGTACCCGGACATCGGGCGGCGCTGA
- a CDS encoding GNAT family N-acetyltransferase: MGGVTGGRTGIPPRRRRDPPLPRGRGRRVLRGSGQRPARPSRALGRAAERADEEREFRVESDEDDRVGAVDLVDIDEQFGTAEVGYFFAPDAWGNGYATAAVERVVDYAFEELRLHRVHARVFAFNEGSARVLEKVGFEREGVLREAAYMHGEYVDELRYGLLEPER; encoded by the coding sequence GTGGGAGGGGTGACCGGTGGCCGGACCGGTATTCCTCCGCGGCGACGGCGTGACCCTCCACTCCCCCGAGGACGAGGACGCCGAGTTCTGCGCGGATCTGGTCAACGACCCGCGCGTCCGTCACGGGCTCTCGGTCGCGCGGCCGAACGGGCCGACGAGGAGCGCGAGTTCCGGGTCGAGAGCGACGAGGACGATCGGGTCGGCGCCGTCGACCTCGTGGACATCGACGAGCAGTTCGGGACGGCCGAGGTCGGCTACTTCTTCGCGCCCGATGCGTGGGGCAACGGGTACGCGACGGCGGCCGTCGAGCGCGTCGTCGACTACGCCTTCGAGGAGTTGCGCCTCCACCGCGTCCACGCCCGCGTCTTCGCGTTCAACGAGGGGTCGGCCCGGGTGCTGGAGAAGGTCGGCTTCGAGCGCGAGGGCGTCCTCCGGGAGGCCGCGTACATGCACGGCGAGTACGTCGACGAACTCCGCTACGGCCTGCTCGAACCGGAGCGGTGA
- a CDS encoding GNAT family N-acetyltransferase, with amino-acid sequence MSGPVFMAAERVTFHPVEEADLEFFRDLINHPEVREGLAATRPRNMADEREWFESLGEDGVQFCLRVDGERVGTVSFRQFSEEWGTTELAYFFHPDHWGNGYATEAVRRMTTYGFEQRRLGKVWARVLAFNDASARVLEKAGFEHEATLRGQAFARGERVDVERYGALADEWEG; translated from the coding sequence ATGAGCGGACCGGTCTTCATGGCGGCCGAGCGGGTGACGTTTCACCCGGTCGAGGAGGCGGACCTGGAGTTCTTCCGCGACCTGATCAACCACCCCGAGGTGCGCGAGGGGCTGGCGGCGACGCGGCCGCGCAACATGGCCGACGAGCGCGAGTGGTTCGAGTCGCTCGGCGAGGACGGCGTCCAGTTCTGCCTGCGGGTCGACGGCGAGCGCGTCGGCACGGTCAGCTTCCGGCAGTTCAGCGAGGAGTGGGGGACGACCGAACTCGCCTACTTCTTCCACCCGGACCACTGGGGGAACGGCTACGCGACCGAGGCCGTTCGACGGATGACGACCTACGGCTTCGAACAGCGCCGCCTCGGCAAGGTCTGGGCGCGAGTCCTGGCGTTCAACGACGCCTCGGCGCGCGTGCTGGAGAAGGCCGGTTTCGAGCACGAGGCCACACTCCGGGGACAGGCGTTCGCTCGCGGTGAACGCGTCGACGTGGAACGGTACGGCGCGCTCGCCGACGAGTGGGAGGGGTGA
- a CDS encoding helix-turn-helix domain-containing protein, which produces MGERRELAEKIAGEIALSDDPGGTLRKWRTDFEVAQTELADELGVSPSVVSDYESGRRESPGIGVVKRTVEALLDIDERRGGSHIRQHARVLSAGFDADIVHDLREYSAAVPIDDFYEAIGATEIVSGAQESVAGHTVIDSIQAISRLSSEEFYRLYGQSTNRALVFTNVTSGEGAMVALRVLNPTPNAVVLQGLDDESVWEHAGDLARMDGYSLAACPTDLDEMLARVRELP; this is translated from the coding sequence ATGGGAGAGCGCCGCGAACTGGCGGAGAAGATCGCGGGCGAGATCGCGCTGAGCGACGACCCCGGCGGCACCCTCCGGAAGTGGCGCACCGACTTCGAGGTCGCCCAGACGGAGCTGGCCGACGAACTTGGCGTCTCGCCCTCGGTGGTGTCGGACTACGAGAGCGGCCGCCGCGAGAGCCCGGGCATCGGCGTCGTCAAGCGCACCGTCGAGGCGCTGCTGGACATCGACGAACGTCGCGGCGGCAGCCACATCCGCCAGCACGCTCGCGTCCTCTCGGCCGGGTTCGACGCCGATATCGTCCACGACCTCCGGGAGTACTCGGCCGCCGTCCCGATCGACGACTTCTACGAGGCCATCGGCGCCACCGAGATCGTCTCCGGCGCCCAGGAGAGCGTCGCCGGCCACACCGTCATCGACAGCATCCAGGCCATCTCGCGGCTGTCCTCCGAGGAGTTCTACCGCCTCTACGGCCAGTCGACCAACCGCGCGCTGGTCTTCACCAACGTCACCAGCGGCGAGGGCGCCATGGTCGCGCTCCGCGTGCTGAACCCGACGCCCAACGCCGTCGTCCTGCAGGGCCTGGACGACGAGAGCGTCTGGGAGCACGCCGGCGACCTCGCCCGCATGGACGGCTACTCGCTGGCCGCCTGTCCGACCGATCTCGACGAGATGCTCGCTCGCGTGCGCGAGCTGCCGTAG
- a CDS encoding mechanosensitive ion channel family protein, with translation MVAPAASAPRQAETPTPGTPTPTPGVGPEELVELAPAVVRAAWFLLGAAVVVIVGWFLVEPAVSRAVRRRNRGNPTVQDAITRYVRVVVIVVAAVVGAGMAGLTTVLTSSALVVAAATLAVGVAAQTVVGSLVSGLVLVFDPEFSVGNYIEWEGGEGTVEAVTLRVTRVESPDGALVTVPNTVLTGGAITRPFGRDRYRVVQRIGIDYGDDPDRATAILESAARGLDGVADRPEPTAFVDELGDGVVRLRAHFWLEDARQSEVFEARSAFARRVRRRFDEAGITVSPASEHELRGRIAVDDR, from the coding sequence ATGGTCGCGCCCGCCGCGTCCGCACCTCGCCAGGCCGAGACGCCGACGCCCGGAACGCCGACACCGACGCCGGGGGTCGGCCCGGAGGAACTCGTCGAACTCGCGCCGGCGGTCGTCCGCGCCGCGTGGTTCCTCCTCGGGGCGGCCGTCGTCGTCATCGTCGGGTGGTTCCTCGTCGAACCGGCGGTCAGCCGCGCGGTCCGGCGCCGCAACCGCGGCAACCCCACGGTCCAGGACGCTATCACCCGCTACGTCCGCGTGGTCGTCATCGTCGTCGCGGCCGTCGTCGGCGCCGGGATGGCCGGGCTCACGACCGTCCTCACGAGTTCGGCGCTGGTCGTCGCGGCGGCGACGCTCGCGGTCGGCGTCGCCGCCCAGACGGTCGTCGGCTCGCTGGTCAGCGGCCTCGTGCTCGTGTTCGACCCCGAGTTCAGCGTCGGCAACTACATCGAGTGGGAGGGCGGCGAGGGCACCGTCGAGGCGGTCACGCTCCGGGTCACCCGCGTCGAGAGCCCGGACGGCGCGCTGGTGACCGTCCCCAACACCGTCCTGACGGGCGGGGCGATCACCCGCCCGTTCGGCCGCGACCGCTACCGCGTCGTCCAGCGGATCGGTATCGACTACGGCGACGACCCCGACCGGGCGACCGCGATCCTCGAATCCGCCGCCCGCGGCCTCGACGGCGTCGCCGACCGGCCGGAACCGACGGCGTTCGTCGACGAACTCGGCGACGGGGTGGTCCGCCTGCGCGCCCACTTCTGGCTCGAAGACGCCCGCCAGTCCGAAGTGTTCGAGGCCAGGTCCGCGTTCGCCCGGCGAGTCAGACGACGGTTCGACGAGGCCGGTATCACGGTCAGTCCCGCGTCGGAACACGAACTCCGCGGGCGGATCGCCGTCGACGACCGCTGA